A single Phragmites australis chromosome 4, lpPhrAust1.1, whole genome shotgun sequence DNA region contains:
- the LOC133915599 gene encoding zinc finger protein VAR3, chloroplastic-like, which translates to MHRRVATVAAATALRRLSHHRPPPRPDSRLAFLRSELDDLELSHSHQPPTPPLPPPPREQCQIAEEPRSGRALAGGRPAAVDIAHPWPEWVALMELLLRKGHVDPSPFAACSGSPSKDTNLVRTACLRFGRERPELIRHISRWDIQVALRCGCPSIDRKVVNSGKRLRAHVGLDEGEVCSQCNLRGSCERAYIKARKEEVGRTVDVMRILLTYGLDIITGHVENRACLNKTVKESIKNLLNEVVEVDSRGPGSSSAKSAKHKGQSAVPMKQGDWNCPKCDFLNFAKNIKCLRCNGEFQERYQLLHEDQEHLPLKKGDWICKKCNFLNFAKNTRCLQCHEKPTNRFLNPGEWECASCNYLNFKRNAFCLKCGWKRPKSLNSQDSIEPQHDLKHNKNPTISFVQDGVQLKKWQIAEKINPLSDEDSDFWSSEEDQGDNGANSMLPMQKDCKFLESFPIVGGRTAISQDPLAREKWKEEMSKRNNGLPIKESQEHNQPFNHVRLPRSMELVESDDDIASWFLGGANSRNLEKTTRFL; encoded by the exons ATGCACCGACGCGTCGCCACCGTGGCCGCGGCGACCGCGCTCCGGCGGCTGTCCCACCACCGCCCGCCTCCCCGGCCGGACTCGAGGCTCGCCTTCCTCCGCTCCGAGCTCGACGACCTCGAGCTTTCCCACTCCCACCAACCACcaacaccacctcttcctcctcctcctcgggaGCAATGCCAAATAGCAGAAGAGCCAAGAAGTGGTCGCGCTCTCGCAGGCGGGAGACCGGCGGCCGTGGATATAGCGCACCCGTGGCCGGAGTGGGTGGCGCTGATGGAGCTTCTCCTCCGGAAGGGCCACGTCGACCCTTCCCCCTTCGCCGCCTGCTCCGGCTCGCCGTCCAAGGACACCAACCTTGTTCGCACTGCCTGCCTCCGCTTTGGGCGTGAGCGCCCGGAGCTTATCAG GCATATATCAAGATGGGATATTCAGGTTGCCCTGCGATGTGGCTGCCCCAGCATTGACAGGAAAGTTGTTAATTCTGGGAAGCGATTGCGGGCTCATGTAGGCCTTGATGAAGGAGAG GTTTGCAGCCAATGCAATTTAAGGGGAAGTTGCGAGAGGGCCTACATAAAGGCTAGAAAAGAGGAAGTTGGAAGAACTGTGGATGTTATGCGCATCCTTTTGACTTATGGTCTTGATATCATTACTGGCCATGTAGAGAACAGAGCTTGCCTGAACAAAACGGTCAAGGAATCAATAAAGAACCTACTGAACGAAGTTGTCGAGGTCGATTCTAGGGGACCTGGTTCCAGCTCTGCGAAATCTGCAAAACACAAAGGTCAATCTGCTGTACCCATGAAGCAGGGTGATTGGAATTGTCCCAA ATGCGACTTTCTGAACTttgcaaagaatatcaaatgtttgcgCTGCAATGGAGAGTTCCAAGAGAGGTATCAGTTGCTGCATGAGGACCAAGAGCATCTACCTCTCAAAAAGGGTGACTGGATATGCAAAAA GTGCAACTTTTTGAATTTTGCAAAGAATACAAGATGCTTGCAATGCCATGAGAAGCCAACAAACCGTTTCCTTAACCCAGGAGAATGGGAGTGTGCCTC GTGCAATTATTTGAACTTCAAGAGGAATGCATTCTGCTTGAAATGTGGTTGGAAGAGACCAAAATCTTTGAACAGCCAAGACAGTATTGAACCACAGCATGATCTGAAACATAATAAGAATCCGACTATTTCATTTGTTCAAGATGGCGTCCAATTAAAAAAGTGGCAAATTGCAGAAAAAATTAATCCACTATCTGACGAAGATTCAGATTTCtggagctcagaggaggatcaGGGTGATAACGGTGCTAACAGTATGCTCCCAATGCAGAAGGACTGCAAGTTCCTTGAAAGTTTTCCCATTGTTGGGGGCAGGACTGCTATTTCCCAAGATCCTCTTGCAAGGGAGAAATGGAAGGAAGAAATGTCCAAGAGAAACAATGGGCTTCCAATAAAGGAATCACAAGAACATAATCAGCCTTTTAACCATGTCCGTCTTCCAAGAAGCATGGAGCTGGTTGAGTCTGATGATGATATTGCGTCCTGGTTTTTGGGTGGGGCTAATAGTAGAAACCTGGAGAAGACAACCAGATTTCTGTAG